A single window of Engraulis encrasicolus isolate BLACKSEA-1 chromosome 20, IST_EnEncr_1.0, whole genome shotgun sequence DNA harbors:
- the fam210aa gene encoding uncharacterized protein C18orf19 homolog A yields MQKFLHMRSVRQQASVLHRLLQGPVSRPPATLRPWRGGPGPAPPRLTYCAPRCLSTSTAAWSSSQQKGSTEQPEKQPPQQPPQQPPSTQQQPQPPEEEHEIDPLQDKSIGLVQRFKKTFKQYGKVMIPVHLLTSSVWFGSFYYAAMHGVNVVPFLEYVGFPDKLVKLLENSQSGYALTAYAMYKIATPARYTVTLGGTSLSVRYLRKHGHLSTPPPVKEYIQEKMDETRDRFSEKMEETKDRFSEKMEETKDRFSELRFSERIEETKDKINERLQETKDKVAFRKKAE; encoded by the exons ATGCAGAAGTTCCTCCACATGAGATCCGTGAGGCAGCAGGCCTCCGTCCTGCACCGCCTGCTCCAGGGGCCCGTGTCCCGGCCCCCTGCAACCCTCCGGCCCTGGAGGGGGGGCCCCGGCCCGGCCCCACCCAGGCTAACATACTGCGCCCCCCGGTGTCTATCCACCTCCACGGCAGCTTGGTCCTCCTCACAGCAGAAAGGCAGCACGGAGCAGCCTGAGAAGCAGCCTCCTCAGCAGCCTCCTCAGCAGCCACCGTCTACTCAGCAGCAGCCACAG CCTCCTGAGGAGGAGCATGAGATAGACCCTCTGCAGGACAAGTCCATCGGCCTGGTGCAGCGCTTCAAGAAGACCTTCAAGCAGTACGGCAAGGTCATGATCCCCGTGCACCTACTCACCTCCTCTGTCTGGTTCGGCTCCTTCTACTACGCCGCCATGCA TGGAGTGAATGTAGTGCCATTTCTGGAGTATGTAGGCTTTCCTGACAAACTCGTCAAACTCCTTGAAAACTCTCAAAGTGGCTACGCTCTGACTGCATACGCAATGTACAAG ATCGCCACCCCGGCACGCTACACGGTGACCCTGGGCGGCACGTCGCTGTCGGTGAGGTACCTGCGCAAGCACGGCCACCTGTCCACGCCTCCACCCGTCAAGGAGTACATCCAGGAGAAGATGGATGAGACCAGGGACAGGTTCtcggagaagatggaggagaccAAGGATCGATTCTCCGAGAAGATGGAGGAAACCAAGGACCGATTCTCCGAGCTCAGATTCTCCGAGCGAATAGAGGAGACCAAGGACAAGATCAACGAGAGACTGCAGGAGACCAAAGACAAGGTGGCTTTTCGCAAGAAAGCTGAGTAG